tccagagtgctcaggacctcagactgggccgaaggttcaccttccaacaagacaatgaccctaagcacacagctacaataacgaaggagtggcttcacaacaactccgtgactgttcttgaatggcccagccagaagccctgacttaaacccaagtgagcatctctggagaggacctgaaaatggctgtccaccaacgtttaccatccaaccctgacagaactggagaggatctgcaaggaggaatggcagaggatccccaaatccaggtgtgaaaaacttgttgcatctttcccaaaaagactcatggctgtattagatcaaaagggtgcttctactaaatactgagcgcaaagggtctgaatacttaggaccatgtgatatttcagtgtttccagtttaataaatgtgcaaaaatgtcaacaattctgtgttttttttctgtcaatatggggtgctgtgtgtacattaatgagggaaaaaatgaacttaaatgattttagcaaatggctgcaatataacaaagagggaaaaatttaagggggtctgaatactttccgtacccactgtatctatttacaagattaaagataaaacattttttaaacactttactgtCATTCCTCTAGCTTTATATATGtacagggccgtagctggggtttgtggggccccagtgcaggttgtaccagtgggccctgtttgaaattgtttattttgtatgttcgttttatttatttatttgtgctagtTACACAATGTTTACGTTTTTTCAAGTATaaaggtgtccaggtacagaaaccgaataattaaatgtaaaatagcactgcatagtcttcactgtaaaaattaaatatacaatcaacccaaaatttattcagaaaccttcaacatttctcacattatcacagtttgctatagtttagaaaatggtaataaaatatgagaagAGTTAAACTCAGagtttggatttttttggaaaatttcatcttgataatgttaatatattttttatagaattttgtaatggattacaatcaaccaaaaaattcagacaactgttagtatgaaaatatttacacaactatcaatactttgttgaccaattaccaagcagtgattaattttgttcagtctgtgttgtaaaaaggttgcattagtaattcaggaaaaaacacgtaagcaaaacatggtgaggtcaaagtgtctgaataatttttggtcacaattttaattattttttttttttttatcaatttcactagtagtccactgtatgaagaattagGTTCTTCATTAGGTTCAATATTATTGGGTATAATATGTCGCAGTTTTTATTTAGCTATACTCACTTACATGaattatagtgtcctgcacctactAGTAAAAaaatctggtgtctgaataattgttggtttgcctgtgcattaattcttgttaaaactacaaagtaattcagtcaagagcagtgagtgattttctttctttcattttcttggattaacattacagcagctagtaGCTAAATTATGCGCGGTCACTTTAAGGGACAATTAATGCATCCAATATAatacacatccgatttttttctcaactgtttacttttcacttaagacataaccgagttttttcgaacatactttccaagatgggtattttgacatattttgtatgtatttgtctgtACAAGAGCAAAAAAGAGGCAAATTTGGTGTTCAAGCTTTTTAAGATAAATTTGTCTGTGTGAGAGCTGAACGAGGCACCCACCGCGGGTGCTGAATTGGGGCTTTCAcatccttttctgtttgtttaaacaactgcaatttgtatttgttcgttcaggtgcaggagggACTTCGAGGAGAACTTCCTGAAGGAGAGCTCGGTtcagtgttgctgtctgtgagatGCGGCTCTCTGCGTGCGCACCGAACACAGCGCGCGAGAAACCAGCTACTCAGTTTTCAGCTTTTCGTGTCTTGtgttttgaatgctttaaactttttgaatgtttaaattggcaagtggCAAGGCTTAAAACATGTGAAAATTATAAGTTTTACTGACGACACGCAGCAGTGGCCTGTCACCTGTCCTGATCGTAtttttaggctggcctcagcCAGACGGTTGAGATCGCGGGGGCCCCCCCCCTCAGCCGggggcccctataatcgtcaccacctttcaccccactagcgacggccctgtatatatatatatatatatatatatatatatatataatatatatatatatgtatgtgtgtgtgtgtgtgtgtgtgtatgtgtgcgtgcgtgcatcaTTACAGTCTGTAAAAAGGGTTCATATGTGTATCTCTTATCATCACAAGACTGCAGTCACTAATAATCAGAAGACTTCCTGTTAATGAAGTAACTGGAAAAGATCTACTCTGTGAACGAtgcattaaattcaattaaattaaattaaagacaaaaataaataaatgagtactttctgttcattttgtattgttgttttgcatattcacatgtaaataaaagttacaaaaaaaagagTACATAAAGTTATGTACATTgctcatttttttaatgcagcttacaAAACAATcttctatacatttattttttttgtacatatttttttttttacactttaaaacaaatagttcaatgcattactgaaagtactttttacaactatttacagCATAGCTTatgtttaacatcagaaaacaacatcagtttgagccctGCGCTgtctccatgtgttctggggtcttcaggaggtcaatctcttggtgaatgtccAGCACttcctcagagactcggaggatAATGCGGTGAACAgaggaacgaggcacatgtcaaacactctggagacgtTTGCGCCTGCGTCATTTTGACAGGTCTATTTATCATTAGTCTGATGAACACATCGCGTCTCGTCTCATTAAAACTAGGCTGTAGATGAGATTGAGTACTGAATGTCTCAGATAGGGGTCGGTAGAGCTTATAAAGATGGTGTTTGCATCCTAGCAGCTCTTGTTGGAGAACAGAATCACTGGTGTGAAACTGGAGTACGGCGGCGTTCATTTGGGCTCAAACGCGCCTGGCGTTAATGCGGGAAGCGGCTTCGCCTTGAGCCAAAATGGATTCCAGTTACACCTGGTTGGATCGTACCACTTTGCTGGGACAAGGGGGGTTGGAACTCCATTGAGCTTTAGaggttttaattaatgaaatctAGCATTATTTATATCGTTCATTCGGGTTAAGTACATGTCTAGTGTTAGGAAAGTGCTCGCTAATGTATTTGATATTTGAAGTCGTTATACTTTGTCGACTCAGATTCACAGAAAGCCCTCTCAGAGACGCTGGAGTGGTAGAGCTGTTCCCAGTGGCGTGTCAGCTGGAAATTATTGGACGAGGCAACTTTTGACTTTCATCCGAAGgcgatcagattttttttcttcaaatattcGCTGTTTTCTGTGCGCAAATGGCTTCTTCTGATGTGGCTCGACAGATGGTACGTTTGCGATCGATATATTCCCTGTTCTGAGTcttttcttgtttctgtggctGTGTGAAGTTTGGGAGTGAGTTGGCGTGAGCGCGCTTGGGAGTGTCCCGACCTGACGAGCGCGCTCCCGCCTCATTTATATTAATCTGTAAAACAGTCAGTGCCGATTAATCGATTTGaagatatacatttaatttatcaaTATGCACCAATTGAAATGATTTATGATAATTCTGATAATGATAAATTTTTTCGATTTCTGAATTCCAATGCGTGTATCTGAATGAGCAATCCGAATGCATTTCTCAAAATACAAACgtgatgtgatttatttttttgaaaaatgtgtaacgttatgttttttatgtttttttttttttttatgttttttgtgaatCAGAATTTTGGATTTGAGCATTCCGAATACATTTCTCGATAGGAATTATCAATCTGAACACATTTATTTGACACTGATTTAtcaatttgaatacatttatctGATTTATCAGTTATTTGTATCATCTCAACTATATTcttatttataaattgtaattcATTAATCTGATTTATGAATCTGAACGTGTGTATCTGAATGAgcaatcaaaatacatttatcaatCTGAATACAATCATCCGAATtatcaattttaatacatttatgctattttaataaattttactattaaaacattttttaaaatattaatattagatacaaaaataaataaaacttgcatagtgaaattaaaaaagtaaagtgaaaaaatcacataacaaaattacaaacattcaacttaaattaaaatgaaaactggaagtataaaaataaaagccaattcaaaatattaatcaaatctgtaagtataaaaataaaagccaatttactaaaataatgttgTTCTAAATCAGAATGCAAACATCGGATTTATCAATATACTACtttcatcattataattattaatttattatgtatttattcttaataattatttatcaGTATATTaccaaatattaatatgaaaacatttcccaatttaaattaataactaaTGTTTGTTTTGATCTTTTTTCTGATTTAGAATTTTACTCGTCATTTAAGTCGTCAAACCTGttagaaatattttacagtttttgtcgAAGCATTTATTGCACATATATCTATagtcatataaaatatacagtggaCATACAAGTCTGAgatcatgtttaaaatatattttttaatctaaacttagaaaaagttttacatttgataaagttttaaaagttaaaaatcaaaagttaaaatttgtaaaaatgtaaaattttaagacGGATGAATGTGAATCTGCGTGAAGTTAGAGTTATGAAAGATTAACTGGAACTCAATGTGTTAGACACTAGGggtgaaaaactaaattcaaatttgtACTTAAATATGATCAATTttcgaatttaaaaggcataatttcagttagagGGAAAACaatcttttgtcttctctctTGAGGACACGAGGGCGCATCGAgcgaaatatttataatttaagtttGTTGGAAGAAGTTTTTGGACACTTTTCTGTTTGCACAAAGTTCTTTATGTATTACTATTAtgtttgtattaaatgtatatttaatttttttgcttaaacaattagaaaaaaaaaacgcatcagTATTTCAACTCATCGTTTTTGCATTcgaatatttttttcaaagattttttttttttgacagccctattagaCACATGTTCAAGAGGAAGATTTGAAATCAGCTTCCTATTAATAGCAGCGGTCAGCGTCATGTTTTCTCTCTCGCTGGTCTCTTCCAGGACAAGAACGCCCGTCCTCTGGCTCTATCAGGACATGTTGGGTTCGACAGTCTGCCCGATCAACTGGTCAACAAGTCCACTAGTCAAGGATTCTGCTTCAACATCTTGTGCATCGGTAAGTTagagactcaaacacaactattacagaaggttcaaacattcactgatgctccagagggaaacacgatgcattaagagctggggggtgaaaacttttgaacaggatgaagatgtccaaatttttcttattttgttgaaatataatttttttccccatttagtTCTGCCCTTCGGAAGCATGAGAAGGTACTTGCATGTTTCCCAAAAGACAAATTAAGTACactttaccttgatcttcaaattcaaaaagttttcacgccccggctcttaatgcatgttgtttccttctggagcatcagtgagcgtttgaaccttctgtaatagttgtgtttgagtccctcagttgtgatcagtgtgaaaagatggatctcaaaatcacacagtcactgctggaaagggttcaaatatgcagaaaaacGGAAGAATCTGTGATATCAAttagatctttataacagtagagcagatgcTGTCATAAAATGATCTGAATATGAGTCTgcgctctatatctgcagtaatgtgtctcagtgagatgagatgtaaatgatccaaaacatataatgcagcaCGCCCGcctgattgagagatgaagaaataaacgctcctcagaagatgtgagatgttctggaggcttgtgaagatcattcctccactGAGGAAGAGTGAatgtaaagcttctggaaacaaacgctcctcaaaagatcctgatgatcagatttgagactctaaaacatgattaatggagaatcaagtaaagctgtgAGCTGCTTCaggtccagtaagagttcatctggagatattactgcagttattctgacctttacttgatcaaaatcactcaagatctgacagaAACACACGTGAAGTGTTTCTACAATTACACTAGAAGAGCTTTCactggataaaacactctaaactctCAATCAGACGACGAGGAGATTGAGTGAGAAACAGGTTTACAGTAAAGTTTAGAGCCTTAGAAATCATGGTTTATTATAGGGTTAATAAGTACAGTGTGTTCAGTATGTGTACATGCAGTAAGTATATTGTACATATTTCTCCAGGTGAAACTGGGATCGGTAAATCCACGCTGATGGACACGCTCTTCAACACCAACTTTGAGAATTTCGACCATCGTCCCAACTTTGAGGCCGAAGGTGAAGTTGGCGAGCGCAGCCATAACGATCTTCAAGGAGAGTAACGGTCTTCTGGACGTCCACCGTTGGTTTAATACTGTCGGCTTCGGCGATCAGATGAACAAACAGGAGAGGTCCGTTCTGATCATTTTACtgattatgatttaaatgttgtACACTGTTTAAAGGTTCTGTTAGGATGAGTTGGTTTCGTCATCAggttttgtagaaatgtagcacatGCATCATTGTCTcaatcaatggatgctctgcagggaatggggtgccgtcagaatgagatggCCAAACAGcggagaaaaacatcacaataatcctcaagaATCCACACCAaaacttcagtccatcagtgaaaCATCTGGCAGaagacaaaacatgaaaaaacatccagcatttaagatgtttttaactcaaatacatagagtctataatccataataacacttcctcccaGTGCAAAAGGTGCATCTGCTGTtctctctcacatcagaatccagtcACATATTagttttagagctgtttaaacgctgcttgattagtgcagatttctctcctgatttcaCACCAAGAAacactttttccactggaggaagtgtgattatggattatagactctctGTATTTGAGTTAAACACATCTAAAtggctggatgtgtttcatcttttgctTCTCCAGATGTTttcaactgatggactggagtgcttgtggattacttgtggattatttgtgattgttttatcagctgtttggactatcaATCTGACTGGGCACCATTTCCCTGCAGAGCAATCCatttgctgagacactgatgcaggtGGCACATTTCTACAAACCCTGATGACAGGAAAACACAACTCAATCCTGAGCTTATATTGGCGTTCTCTCGACACTCTCTGCTATGTACCCGCACATAGTGGATTACATTCGACACACAGTTTCGAGTCGTACTTACAGGAGGACGCTGACAGATCAGACGCGCTCGCTCCAGAACAAGATCACGACTCCAGGCTCCACGCCTGTCTGTACTTCATTGGCTCCGTCTGGGACACGTCGCTCAAATCCCTGGCCCTGGTCCACTATGAAGAAACTGGACAGCAAGGGCAGGTCTGCTGTTTTTCCACAGGACGCTTCAGACGTGAAAAATAAAGGAGGAAACAAAtgtgatagaatagaaaaagctagtgttagagtccttttgttaaaaagaaaaaaagcagttaGAAAACAAATAGCGGTGCATGTCGTCAAGGGTATAAGTGTTTGTTTTCTAATCAAAAAGGAAAACAGATCgctaaaatagaattagaatagagagtgctaagagtttagagggtcaaataaagagaacgagatgtgtttttagccgtttGCACGGGTTAAATCTCCTTtaattctaaaacattaaatcagTCCAACTACATGTCAATTGATAACGTCACTGATGTTGCTTTACActtcaaaacaatgaaatatcaTTCCTCAgtagtgttgttgtgtttgttgttaatataaatatctaaacatccttaaatgaCGACACGTTTTACTGGAGAAGCAAATTAAATCTTGTTTCGtgggaaattaaacaaaaataaatgagtttatgatcaaaagaagaagaaataccTGTCGATGGAGAATAAAAACTTGTTTCTCTTTGTATTAAGTGGATTTTTCCGTGACACCTGTTTTGCGCGATATTGGGCTTGTTTTTAATCAGGAACTCGCGTTCATTTGATCAATTTCTAATAAAAAGCGGACTTCATTTTTGCAATCTcaagtatcttgatttaaaggACTTGTAGACCGTTGGATCGGATAAACAAGCAAAAATACAGACGCAGAACACGCATTATTTTGAGGTGTGAAATAAGTTATTTCATATTCTAGTGTTCGGGAACAGAGAAATTTccataaaaaacaacagaaatctgttttgcaagtgtttttatttttttaattacactacCAGTCCAAACTttctgaacagtaagatttttaatgttttgaaagaagtcctctTCTGCTCTCATTAAACCTGCAGTTATTTGATCCAGCGGTCTAGATAAACAAcagttaaaattgtgaaatagtttaaatatttaacataactGCTGTCCACCGTGACTGTATGCTAAACTGTAATTGATTTCCTGTGATCCccccaaagctgaattttcaacaacagtcacatgatccttcagaaatccgtctaatttgctgattttgcTGCTTTGAGAAAGaaacagttattataattattcaaatatttaaaaacagttgaAGCACATGTGTTTTTATGATTCTTTGCATTGATGAACGAGaagctttctatttcagataaacacACTTCTTACTGAACTTTTCTATTCCATCAAAGAAACCCTGAAAAAAATCGACTTAGCTGTTTTCAACAggaatacttaataataataataaatgttttttagcgcagcaaatcagaatattagacaatgatttctgaaggatattaTGTGACTGCAATTACATgtgaaaatataatcaaatggAAAACGGCTATAAAAAACATTCAagcttttactgttttttgctggACTCTGGATCAAGCTGGGTTTCTGTATTTCGCTCTCCGATGCAGGTCAACATCATCCCCG
This genomic stretch from Cyprinus carpio isolate SPL01 chromosome B9, ASM1834038v1, whole genome shotgun sequence harbors:
- the LOC122138361 gene encoding septin-6-like; the protein is MASSDVARQMDKNARPLALSGHVGFDSLPDQLVNKSTSQGFCFNILCIGETGIGKSTLMDTLFNTNFENFDHRPNFEAEGEVGERSHNDLQGESTSSPSSLMSRQTSPRGELHKFKIKIMSELCQARVQIYHFPLDRRDRSKITRQIERESLR